The Phycisphaerae bacterium DNA window TCGGCATAGGTCGACTCGCCCCGGCAACCGAGATTGATCAGGCAGCCGTCGCTGCCCAGTGAGCCGGCCATGCACTCGTCGCCGTTCTTGCAGCGCCTCTCGCAGTAATCGTGGATTCGATTCTCGAAGTACACCATCGGCCGGCGGTTGGCATCCAACGGCGGGGCCTGGTTGTGTTTGAGCAGATGGGCGATGGTGCCCACGATCCAGTCGGGGTGCGACGGGCAGCCGGGGATGTTGATAATCCGAGCGTCGTCACCCAGGATACCGCGGACGCTCTTGGCCTCCGTCGGGTTGGTGTTGGCTGAGACCAGACCGCCGAACGCAGCGCAGCTTCCGACGGCAAGGATGAACCGAGCCCCGGGTGCGAAGTCGACCAGGGCCTGCTGCATGGTCTTGCCTTCCCATACGGTGCAGAACCTGCCCGCCGCACCCGTCGGGATGGCCCCTTCAATCACGAGAATGTAGCCGCCCAGACCGCGTCGCTTCTCGGCAGCCGACACCGTCAGTTCGCCCGCCGCCGCCGACAGGGTGGGGTGGTACTCCAGATCGATCACGTTCTGCAGCAGGTCGTCGGCGGTCGTGTAATAAATGCTGTTGAGCAGCGAGGTGGAGCAACCGCTGCAACCCTGGCCTTGCAGCCAGATGACCGGCGGATGCGACTTGCCGGCCAGCACCTGCTGAAGCTGAGCCACG harbors:
- a CDS encoding hydrogenase small subunit → MSISRRDLLKASAAVLAAPGLAGRAVAQLQQVLAGKSHPPVIWLQGQGCSGCSTSLLNSIYYTTADDLLQNVIDLEYHPTLSAAAGELTVSAAEKRRGLGGYILVIEGAIPTGAAGRFCTVWEGKTMQQALVDFAPGARFILAVGSCAAFGGLVSANTNPTEAKSVRGILGDDARIINIPGCPSHPDWIVGTIAHLLKHNQAPPLDANRRPMVYFENRIHDYCERRCKNGDECMAGSLGSDGCLINLGCRGESTYADCYLRKWNTGRPGRFGVNWCIGSGGPCLGCVNPGFPGMSSFFDSGE